A stretch of [Clostridium] innocuum DNA encodes these proteins:
- a CDS encoding acetate CoA-transferase YdiF — MSKIKRNGTKPQVLSAREAVEYIADQDTVAVSGAGGGIVDPYALINALHERYVETGCPKNLTLWHSTGLGDRNDRGMSPLALEGLVKRVIGGHWGQSPRLAEMASENKIEAYNFPQGIMAQLARTAAAGQPGILSHVGLGTFIDPRVSGGKLNEVTKEDLIKVMNVDGKEWLYYPVVPLDVCLIRATTADTEGYASMEEEITYIDVLQLAQAVHNNGGTVILQVKRLVKAGTLHPKSVKIPGFLVDAIVVEEKQEQLYNGSDRFFSGDYIADDSAVTMLPLDQRKVVARRALMEVRPGYVGNVGVGIADGIGNVAREEGVQDAFTLTVETGPVGGATAQGIFFGATVNARAVMDMPAQFDFYDGGGLDVAFLSFAELDENGDVNVHHFNGKIMGTGGFVNIVAGSKKVVLCGTLRAGKLLTEIRDGKITIQQEGRFEKLIKNVSSVTFSAKQAEKQKQEVIYITERAVFKLMNGKVVLTEIAPGIDVQKDVIDQMGFVPEIAEDLKEMDARIFREEKMNIYNEFINQ, encoded by the coding sequence ATGTCAAAAATCAAGAGGAATGGAACAAAGCCGCAAGTATTGTCTGCCAGAGAAGCAGTGGAGTATATTGCGGATCAGGATACGGTGGCAGTTTCCGGTGCAGGCGGTGGAATCGTTGATCCCTATGCACTGATTAATGCCCTGCATGAGCGGTATGTGGAAACTGGCTGTCCGAAAAATTTAACGCTGTGGCATTCTACCGGATTGGGGGATCGAAATGACCGCGGCATGTCACCACTCGCCCTGGAAGGTCTGGTGAAGCGTGTGATCGGAGGACATTGGGGACAGTCACCAAGACTTGCGGAAATGGCAAGTGAGAACAAGATTGAAGCGTATAATTTTCCACAGGGCATCATGGCACAGCTGGCAAGAACCGCTGCGGCAGGACAGCCGGGAATTCTCAGCCATGTGGGTCTTGGGACATTTATCGATCCCCGAGTAAGTGGCGGTAAGCTGAATGAAGTAACGAAGGAAGACCTAATCAAGGTTATGAACGTAGATGGAAAGGAATGGCTGTATTATCCGGTTGTTCCGTTGGATGTTTGCCTAATACGTGCAACGACTGCGGATACAGAAGGCTATGCATCCATGGAGGAGGAAATTACCTATATCGATGTTCTCCAGCTTGCCCAGGCGGTTCACAATAACGGAGGAACGGTTATCCTGCAGGTAAAACGGCTGGTAAAAGCAGGTACCCTGCATCCGAAAAGCGTAAAAATTCCAGGCTTCCTGGTGGATGCAATCGTTGTGGAGGAGAAGCAGGAACAGTTATATAACGGTTCTGACAGGTTCTTCTCAGGAGATTATATCGCCGATGACAGTGCGGTGACGATGCTGCCGCTTGATCAGCGAAAGGTTGTCGCAAGAAGAGCACTGATGGAGGTTCGTCCGGGATATGTTGGAAATGTCGGTGTCGGAATTGCGGATGGAATCGGAAATGTTGCACGTGAAGAGGGTGTTCAGGATGCCTTTACGTTAACCGTGGAAACCGGGCCGGTCGGTGGTGCTACGGCACAGGGAATCTTCTTTGGCGCAACAGTCAATGCAAGAGCGGTGATGGATATGCCTGCACAGTTTGACTTCTATGACGGCGGTGGTCTGGATGTGGCATTCCTGTCCTTTGCCGAACTGGATGAGAACGGGGATGTGAATGTTCATCATTTCAATGGCAAAATTATGGGAACCGGCGGCTTTGTCAATATTGTTGCAGGAAGTAAAAAAGTGGTACTGTGCGGAACCCTGCGTGCCGGTAAGCTGTTAACAGAAATCAGAGATGGAAAAATAACAATACAGCAGGAAGGCAGGTTTGAAAAGCTGATAAAGAATGTCAGCTCCGTGACCTTCTCTGCGAAACAGGCGGAAAAGCAGAAACAGGAAGTTATCTACATTACAGAACGAGCTGTGTTCAAGCTGATGAACGGTAAGGTGGTTCTTACAGAAATCGCTCCGGGAATTGATGTACAGAAGGATGTCATCGATCAGATGGGCTTTGTACCTGAGATTGCAGAGGATCTGAAGGAAATGGATGCACGTATTTTCAGGGAAGAAAAAATGAATATCTATAACGAATTTATCAATCAGTAA
- a CDS encoding AraC family transcriptional regulator → MFLSDILNEKKQSTPVFTKEPIISRLSHSFNDAHWSYPYHVHKQETELIYFSQGKASYQINNEIFHVSEGDLLIVNKGCIHSITSDYEDPISCWTCAITDFTMANAKAADCFLSLDKKPYAHAGEHKKIIADIFETLEMFSQQKTQSSAAICNALANALAHIYFHIFQNAVTDRKKKKSTFAQDILFYINENYASDITLKELTEQFHISSDYISHKFKETYGISPINYVIDRRISEAKWMLINTSDSLISISSQVGYDNTTHFAKLFLKRVGYPPLEYRKRFGMKISSEE, encoded by the coding sequence ATGTTCTTATCTGATATTTTGAACGAAAAAAAACAATCCACCCCAGTCTTTACGAAGGAGCCGATCATATCCAGATTGTCCCATAGCTTCAATGATGCACACTGGTCCTATCCCTACCATGTACATAAACAGGAAACCGAGCTGATATATTTTTCACAGGGAAAAGCAAGCTACCAGATTAACAACGAGATTTTTCATGTTTCCGAAGGCGATCTGCTGATTGTGAATAAGGGCTGTATCCATTCCATTACATCCGATTATGAGGATCCGATTTCCTGCTGGACGTGCGCCATTACCGATTTTACAATGGCAAATGCAAAAGCTGCGGACTGTTTCTTATCACTGGATAAAAAGCCGTATGCACATGCCGGAGAACATAAAAAAATCATTGCGGATATCTTTGAAACACTGGAAATGTTTTCGCAACAGAAAACACAGTCCTCTGCGGCAATTTGTAACGCTTTGGCAAACGCTCTGGCACATATTTACTTTCATATCTTTCAAAATGCAGTTACGGACAGGAAGAAAAAGAAGTCAACCTTTGCTCAGGATATCTTATTCTATATAAATGAAAACTATGCTTCCGATATCACGTTAAAGGAACTGACAGAGCAATTTCACATCAGCAGTGATTATATTTCCCATAAATTCAAAGAAACCTATGGAATCTCACCAATCAATTATGTGATTGACCGGCGAATCAGTGAAGCGAAATGGATGCTGATCAATACGAGTGATTCCCTGATTTCCATTTCCTCTCAGGTGGGATATGACAATACGACTCATTTTGCAAAGCTGTTTCTAAAAAGAGTCGGCTATCCCCCTCTGGAATACCGGAAGCGCTTTGGCATGAAGATAAGCAGTGAGGAATAG
- a CDS encoding tyrosine-protein phosphatase — MPNFRRVAGKTADGRNIRNHMLYRSGAPIPITVQDINGMRECGIRHIVDLQSDEECCAHAYQLSDAFVSHHMSALKTRDGLENFYFFMLIDKSSTVEDIKRAASFIHEGYRILPFHNPALALLLNLMETDDGAVLLHCSSGKDRTGVLAALLQKMLGVKEDVIMQEYLLSNAYILPDTLRHAKELGFQGDTRDMLVHCCSVHESLLRSSFDEVEKRYPGWEEFFEAEYGMSEKRIRNLKKRYLEP, encoded by the coding sequence ATACCGAATTTTCGCAGAGTAGCGGGAAAAACAGCGGATGGCAGAAACATCAGGAATCACATGCTGTATCGAAGCGGTGCTCCAATACCGATCACGGTGCAGGATATAAACGGAATGAGAGAATGCGGTATTCGTCATATCGTTGACCTGCAAAGTGATGAGGAGTGCTGTGCCCATGCCTATCAGCTTAGCGATGCGTTTGTATCACATCATATGTCTGCGTTAAAGACAAGGGACGGACTGGAGAATTTTTATTTTTTTATGCTGATTGATAAAAGCTCAACTGTCGAGGATATAAAAAGGGCGGCTTCCTTTATACATGAGGGATATCGGATTCTGCCGTTTCACAATCCTGCATTGGCACTTCTGCTAAATCTGATGGAAACGGATGATGGAGCTGTTTTGCTTCATTGCAGCTCCGGCAAGGACCGTACCGGTGTACTCGCGGCACTTCTTCAGAAAATGCTTGGTGTAAAAGAGGATGTGATTATGCAGGAATATCTGTTGAGTAATGCGTATATTCTACCGGATACTCTGCGTCATGCGAAAGAGCTTGGATTTCAGGGAGATACCAGAGATATGCTGGTGCATTGCTGCAGTGTACATGAATCGCTGTTGCGCTCCTCCTTTGATGAGGTGGAAAAGCGGTATCCGGGCTGGGAGGAATTTTTTGAAGCTGAATACGGTATGAGTGAGAAAAGAATCAGGAATTTAAAAAAGCGTTATCTGGAACCATAA
- a CDS encoding NGG1p interacting factor NIF3 — MKVMDVIQLLEKEGTWIRSDFKTRDHLLHGSEDAQIHTVGVCWVATTQAIQEAARHKADMIITHENPFYQCSTQMHTAAYEAAKSKRRLLDQYGISVYRCHDVWDCIRTYGVADQWAALLGFPFEQRPQASYYQAADISEMRLEDLARHTCRVLHGDHEDGVYVFGNTDMHIRRIAIGTGAATDLYELLPLHPDAVIVSDDGITSYDAAQYALDHGIGMVVVNHAAVERAGLKAMVPWLQERMKDAEAVWLHDGFHIHYYMNKVGC; from the coding sequence ATGAAGGTAATGGATGTTATACAACTGCTGGAGAAGGAAGGAACATGGATAAGGTCTGATTTTAAAACACGGGACCACCTGCTGCATGGAAGCGAAGATGCACAGATTCATACCGTTGGCGTGTGCTGGGTGGCGACCACGCAGGCGATTCAGGAAGCCGCAAGGCATAAGGCGGATATGATCATTACGCATGAAAACCCGTTTTATCAATGCTCAACGCAAATGCATACGGCTGCATATGAAGCGGCAAAAAGCAAGCGCAGGCTGCTGGATCAGTACGGGATCAGTGTATACCGCTGTCATGATGTATGGGACTGTATCCGTACCTACGGTGTTGCGGATCAGTGGGCGGCCCTGCTTGGCTTCCCGTTTGAACAGCGTCCACAGGCTTCCTATTATCAGGCTGCGGATATTTCTGAAATGCGTCTGGAGGATCTGGCAAGGCATACCTGCCGTGTATTGCATGGTGATCATGAGGATGGTGTATATGTATTCGGGAATACGGATATGCATATAAGGCGTATTGCCATCGGAACAGGTGCTGCCACCGATTTGTATGAATTGCTGCCGCTTCACCCGGATGCGGTCATTGTCAGCGATGATGGGATTACAAGCTATGATGCGGCGCAGTATGCACTGGATCATGGTATTGGAATGGTAGTTGTTAACCATGCGGCAGTGGAGCGCGCCGGACTGAAAGCTATGGTGCCCTGGCTGCAGGAGCGCATGAAGGATGCGGAAGCTGTCTGGTTACATGACGGTTTTCATATTCATTATTATATGAATAAGGTTGGGTGTTGA
- a CDS encoding PTS sorbitol transporter subunit IIB has product MRRFIFASHHYLAYGLKDTVDFLTNKAKTIYDINAYAEDKEQNLESRVKELFDTFDPQDEVIVLTDLLGGSVYQKFYPYISERVHVLCGMNLPMAMSMVLAQEDVPFSEKRISEILEECKNQIVYVNTLRCASTMDGDDE; this is encoded by the coding sequence ATGAGAAGGTTTATTTTTGCATCACATCATTATCTGGCATACGGACTAAAGGATACCGTGGATTTTCTTACGAATAAGGCAAAGACGATCTACGATATCAATGCATATGCAGAGGATAAGGAACAGAATCTGGAAAGCAGGGTAAAGGAGCTGTTTGATACATTTGATCCTCAGGATGAGGTCATTGTGTTAACGGATTTGCTGGGGGGAAGTGTGTATCAGAAATTTTATCCCTATATCAGTGAGCGGGTGCATGTTTTATGCGGGATGAATCTGCCCATGGCGATGAGCATGGTTCTGGCGCAGGAGGATGTGCCGTTTAGTGAAAAGCGTATAAGCGAGATACTTGAGGAATGCAAAAACCAGATCGTTTATGTAAATACCTTACGTTGTGCTTCCACTATGGATGGTGATGATGAATAG